Proteins found in one Methylobacterium sp. CB376 genomic segment:
- a CDS encoding metal-sulfur cluster assembly factor codes for MLSWLRRRAARQEPEAADDPGSLDPDVLDCLKGVLDPEVGVSVVALGLVYRALRTPDRVEVDLTLTTRTCPLGGLLVEDAREHLRRRFGDCPDVVVTLVWSPAWTPDRITGEGLEALGHQPPSLRERLRD; via the coding sequence ATGCTGTCCTGGCTGAGACGTCGCGCGGCGCGGCAGGAGCCCGAGGCGGCGGACGATCCCGGTTCCCTCGACCCGGACGTGCTGGATTGCCTCAAGGGCGTGCTCGACCCCGAGGTGGGCGTCAGCGTCGTCGCCCTCGGCCTCGTCTACCGGGCGCTCCGCACGCCGGACCGCGTCGAGGTCGACCTGACGCTCACCACGCGCACCTGCCCGCTCGGCGGTCTCCTGGTGGAGGACGCCCGGGAGCATCTCCGCCGGCGCTTCGGCGACTGCCCCGACGTCGTCGTCACGCTGGTCTGGAGCCCGGCTTGGACGCCCGACCGGATCACCGGCGAGGGCCTGGAGGCGCTCGGCCACCAGCCCCCCTCCCTCCGGGAGCGCCTGCGGGATTGA
- a CDS encoding NnrS family protein — MAPIPRLRAYEGPAVLSYGFRPFFLLASLYTGLAVLAWLPMFGGDLALPTAFAARDWHVHEMLYGFVAAVVAGFLLTAVPNWTGRLPLQGTPLLVLVLAWVVGRLAVGLSALTGWLPAALADLSFLALLTAAVAREILAGRNWRNLKVLGVLVLLLGGNALFHAEAHLSGIAAHGTRVGIAASLALVMLIGGRIVPSFTRNWLARENPGRLPAPADRFDAVALVSAAVALAAWVAVPEGPWTGAALLAAGLLQAVRLARWAGDRTWRDRLVLILHVAYGFVPLGFVLVGLAALGTLPAGAGIHAWTGGAIGVMTLAVMSRASLGHTGRPLAASPAVQAVYALVVASVLARVCASVHPAWFGVLLPIAGTLWAAAFLGFAAAYWTVLTRPRLK, encoded by the coding sequence ATGGCTCCGATACCGCGCTTGCGCGCCTACGAGGGACCGGCGGTCCTGTCCTACGGTTTCCGGCCCTTCTTCCTGCTGGCCTCCCTCTACACGGGCCTCGCCGTGCTCGCGTGGCTGCCGATGTTCGGCGGAGACCTCGCGCTCCCGACCGCGTTCGCGGCGCGCGACTGGCACGTGCACGAGATGCTGTACGGCTTCGTCGCCGCGGTGGTGGCCGGCTTCCTGCTCACCGCGGTCCCGAACTGGACCGGCCGGCTGCCGCTGCAGGGAACCCCCCTCCTCGTCCTCGTGCTCGCCTGGGTGGTCGGACGGCTCGCGGTCGGGCTGTCGGCCCTGACCGGCTGGCTTCCCGCCGCGCTGGCCGACCTGTCCTTCCTCGCTCTCCTCACCGCCGCGGTCGCCCGCGAGATCCTGGCCGGTCGCAACTGGCGCAACCTCAAGGTGCTCGGCGTCCTCGTCCTGCTCCTCGGCGGCAACGCGCTGTTCCACGCGGAGGCGCACCTGTCCGGCATCGCCGCGCACGGCACCCGGGTCGGCATCGCCGCGTCGCTGGCGCTCGTCATGCTGATCGGCGGCCGCATCGTGCCGAGCTTCACCCGCAACTGGCTCGCCCGCGAGAACCCGGGACGCCTGCCCGCCCCGGCGGACCGCTTCGACGCGGTCGCGCTGGTGAGTGCCGCTGTCGCGCTCGCCGCCTGGGTCGCGGTGCCGGAGGGGCCCTGGACGGGCGCGGCGCTCCTCGCGGCCGGGCTGCTCCAGGCCGTGCGCCTCGCCCGCTGGGCCGGAGACCGCACCTGGCGGGACCGGCTGGTCCTGATCCTGCACGTGGCCTACGGCTTCGTCCCGCTCGGCTTCGTGCTCGTCGGCCTCGCGGCGCTCGGGACGCTGCCGGCCGGGGCCGGCATCCACGCCTGGACCGGGGGCGCCATCGGCGTGATGACCCTCGCCGTGATGTCGCGCGCAAGCCTCGGGCACACCGGCCGGCCCCTTGCGGCGTCCCCCGCCGTGCAGGCGGTCTACGCCCTCGTCGTCGCCTCGGTGCTGGCCCGGGTCTGCGCCTCGGTCCACCCGGCATGGTTCGGCGTCCTGCTTCCCATCGCCGGGACCCTGTGGGCTGCTGCCTTCCTGGGCTTCGCGGCCGCGTACTGGACCGTGCTCACCCGACCCAGGCTCAAGTGA
- a CDS encoding NAD(P)/FAD-dependent oxidoreductase produces the protein MAKRILVVGGGFAGLWSAAAAARARDALGLSGQVAVTLVAPDPFHVIRVRCYEADLAPLAVPLDDVLGPVDVDRIEGTVTGIDAVARRLVVQPRGGPGPFTLAYDRLILAPGSVLTRPQVPGIDAALSIDTLAGARQLARHLDGLGRGAGRDRTGRWTAVVVGGGLVGLELACELPARLAAARDRAGEAGPVRTVLVDRSAEVGSAMGGAAMPAIRQALAAAGVESVVGGVAAVDAAGVTLGDATAIPALTVVCATGMRASPLAGELGVPRDDLGRLPVDALMRVIGVPAVFAAGDVAVADADDAGHRTVMSCQHARPMGRFAGHNAVCDLAERPDLCRPFAAPDYVTVLDLGEWGAVYTAGWDRERLMAEGAAAKAIKRTINGSRIYPPLSRDRAAILAAAAPIIQARPATAA, from the coding sequence ATGGCCAAGCGGATCCTGGTGGTGGGCGGCGGCTTCGCCGGCCTCTGGAGCGCGGCAGCGGCCGCGCGGGCCCGCGACGCGCTCGGGCTGAGCGGACAGGTCGCCGTCACCCTCGTCGCACCGGACCCGTTTCACGTCATTCGGGTGCGCTGCTACGAGGCCGACCTCGCGCCCCTCGCCGTGCCGCTCGACGACGTGCTCGGCCCCGTCGACGTCGACCGGATCGAGGGGACCGTCACGGGGATCGATGCCGTCGCGCGCCGCCTCGTGGTGCAGCCCCGGGGCGGGCCCGGCCCGTTCACGCTCGCGTACGACCGGCTGATCCTCGCCCCGGGCAGCGTCCTGACCCGCCCCCAGGTGCCGGGGATCGACGCGGCACTCAGCATCGACACGCTCGCCGGCGCGCGCCAGCTCGCCCGCCACCTCGACGGGCTCGGCCGCGGTGCCGGTCGGGACCGGACCGGACGCTGGACCGCCGTCGTGGTCGGCGGCGGACTCGTCGGACTCGAACTCGCCTGCGAACTCCCCGCCCGCCTCGCCGCGGCCCGTGACCGGGCCGGGGAGGCAGGTCCCGTACGGACCGTGCTGGTCGACCGCTCCGCCGAGGTCGGGTCGGCGATGGGCGGCGCGGCGATGCCGGCCATTCGGCAGGCCCTGGCGGCGGCCGGCGTGGAATCCGTCGTCGGCGGCGTTGCGGCGGTCGACGCGGCGGGCGTGACCCTCGGCGACGCAACCGCGATCCCGGCGCTCACCGTGGTCTGTGCCACCGGGATGCGGGCGAGTCCCCTTGCCGGAGAGCTCGGGGTACCCCGCGACGACCTCGGCAGGCTGCCCGTGGACGCGCTGATGCGCGTCATCGGCGTCCCGGCCGTGTTCGCGGCGGGCGACGTCGCCGTGGCCGACGCCGACGATGCCGGTCACCGGACGGTCATGTCGTGCCAGCACGCGCGGCCGATGGGCCGCTTCGCGGGACACAACGCGGTCTGCGACCTGGCAGAGCGGCCGGATCTTTGCCGACCGTTCGCGGCGCCCGATTACGTCACGGTGCTCGATCTCGGCGAGTGGGGGGCCGTCTACACCGCGGGCTGGGACCGCGAACGTCTGATGGCCGAGGGCGCAGCGGCGAAGGCGATCAAGCGCACGATCAACGGCAGCCGCATCTACCCACCGCTCTCCCGCGATCGCGCCGCGATCCTGGCCGCGGCCGCGCCCATCATCCAGGCGCGCCCCGCGACGGCGGCCTAG
- a CDS encoding NADH-quinone oxidoreductase subunit L, which yields MPILDVPLLAPAALLACAAACFSNRERRPHVVLRLAEGATLVALAVAIVSAAVLAMAGPGAGSLVGLHGIGLSVRLDAVSITMLLLVTFIGWIVVRYASRYLDGEERQGLFTGWLCLTLASVLLLVTAGNLAQLVAAWIATSLFLHRLLLFYGERPAARRAARKKFITARLGDAALIAAAGLLAAAYGTGDLGRILGAARAGEGGGLAVAAAGLLALAAMLKSAQFPTHGWLTEVMETPTPVSALLHAGVINAGGFLLIRFADVLLLAPGVLAVLVMVGGFTALFGGLVMLTQPAVKTSLAWSTVAQMGFMTFECGLALFPLALLHIVAHSLYKAHAFLASGGAVEAVAAIRRPGPVAVPGAVAVGRAFLSALIIFVLVGLGFGLAHKSPQALALGAILIFGVAYMLAQGFADAAPRELTRRTAVYAVATSVAYFALQLAAIRLTAGVLPPTPAPGPLEWALIVLALLSFGLVAVLQAMFPLWAYHPAAAGLRVHLANGLYANAAFDRLIGGWSARGAS from the coding sequence GTGCCCATTCTCGACGTGCCGCTGCTCGCGCCCGCGGCGCTGCTCGCCTGCGCCGCCGCCTGCTTCTCGAACCGGGAGCGGCGCCCGCATGTCGTCCTCCGGCTCGCCGAGGGAGCGACCCTCGTTGCCCTCGCGGTCGCAATCGTCTCGGCGGCCGTGCTGGCGATGGCGGGGCCCGGTGCGGGCTCCCTGGTCGGGCTGCACGGAATCGGCCTCTCGGTCCGACTGGATGCGGTCAGCATCACCATGCTCCTGCTGGTGACCTTCATCGGCTGGATCGTGGTGCGCTACGCGTCGCGTTACCTCGACGGCGAGGAGCGCCAGGGCCTCTTCACCGGCTGGCTCTGCCTCACGCTCGCCTCGGTGCTGCTGCTCGTCACGGCCGGCAACCTCGCCCAACTGGTCGCGGCGTGGATCGCGACCAGCCTGTTCCTGCACCGCCTCCTGCTCTTCTACGGCGAACGCCCGGCCGCTCGGCGGGCGGCGCGCAAGAAGTTCATCACCGCGCGCCTCGGCGATGCCGCCCTGATCGCCGCGGCGGGTCTGCTCGCCGCGGCCTACGGCACCGGCGACCTCGGCCGGATCCTGGGCGCGGCCCGCGCCGGAGAGGGCGGCGGGCTGGCCGTCGCGGCCGCCGGCCTGCTCGCGCTCGCCGCCATGCTCAAGTCGGCCCAGTTCCCCACGCACGGGTGGCTGACCGAGGTCATGGAGACGCCGACCCCCGTCTCGGCGCTGCTCCACGCCGGCGTGATCAACGCGGGCGGGTTCCTGCTGATCCGCTTCGCGGACGTGCTCCTCCTCGCCCCCGGGGTGCTCGCGGTTCTCGTGATGGTCGGCGGCTTCACGGCCCTGTTCGGGGGCTTGGTGATGCTGACCCAGCCCGCCGTGAAGACCTCGCTGGCGTGGTCCACCGTCGCCCAGATGGGCTTCATGACTTTCGAATGCGGGCTGGCCCTGTTCCCGCTCGCGCTGCTGCACATCGTGGCGCACTCGCTCTACAAGGCCCACGCCTTCCTGGCCTCGGGCGGCGCCGTCGAGGCGGTCGCAGCCATTCGCCGCCCGGGGCCGGTCGCCGTCCCGGGCGCCGTCGCCGTCGGCCGCGCCTTCCTGTCCGCCCTCATCATCTTCGTGCTGGTCGGCCTCGGGTTCGGGCTGGCGCACAAGTCGCCCCAGGCCCTCGCGCTCGGCGCCATCCTGATCTTCGGCGTCGCCTACATGCTCGCCCAGGGCTTCGCCGACGCCGCGCCCCGGGAGCTGACCCGGCGCACCGCGGTCTACGCGGTCGCCACCTCGGTCGCCTACTTCGCGCTGCAGCTGGCCGCCATCCGCCTCACCGCGGGCGTGCTGCCGCCGACGCCGGCGCCGGGGCCGCTGGAATGGGCGCTGATCGTGCTCGCCCTGCTCAGCTTCGGGCTGGTCGCGGTCCTGCAGGCGATGTTCCCGCTCTGGGCCTACCACCCCGCGGCCGCGGGCCTGCGGGTGCACCTCGCCAACGGGCTCTACGCCAACGCCGCCTTCGATCGGCTGATCGGTGGCTGGTCCGCGCGCGGCGCCTCCTGA
- a CDS encoding MCP four helix bundle domain-containing protein, translating to MTALSSIKARLVGTLLLLSSLLLVSVAAGYLSLSWSTASTRTIYQDRVVCLGQIASIRDGYDRITAILREIRESALAPRTGLERVAGMQAEINSAWSAYRATYLAPEEKLIASEVETRMRENASLLRGIGQAAETDSAGLRQMVQHALDTMVRPTHAALEKLTAFQIQETGQEFARSEQTAGRSKALLIACLAAAMLAIGFGLYTVVSGVVQAAQGTQLVAASIAGVRDAASETGAASAPVLASAGALARQSDRLGVEVATYLRNVQAA from the coding sequence ATGACTGCTCTCTCGTCGATCAAAGCGCGACTTGTCGGAACCCTGCTGCTGCTCAGCAGCCTGCTCCTGGTCTCGGTCGCGGCGGGCTACCTCTCGCTGTCCTGGAGCACGGCCAGCACCCGAACCATCTACCAGGATCGCGTCGTCTGCCTCGGGCAGATCGCCTCGATCCGGGACGGCTACGACCGCATCACCGCGATCCTGCGCGAGATCCGCGAGAGCGCGCTCGCGCCCCGGACCGGCCTCGAGCGCGTCGCCGGCATGCAGGCGGAGATCAACTCGGCCTGGTCGGCCTATCGGGCCACCTACCTGGCTCCGGAGGAGAAGCTGATCGCCTCCGAGGTCGAGACGCGCATGCGGGAGAACGCCTCGCTGCTGCGCGGCATCGGGCAGGCCGCGGAGACCGACTCGGCCGGCCTGCGCCAGATGGTCCAGCACGCGCTCGACACCATGGTCCGACCCACCCACGCGGCGCTTGAGAAGCTGACCGCGTTCCAGATCCAGGAGACCGGCCAGGAATTCGCCCGCTCGGAGCAGACGGCCGGCCGATCGAAGGCCCTCCTGATCGCCTGCCTCGCGGCGGCGATGCTGGCGATCGGCTTCGGGCTCTACACGGTCGTGAGCGGCGTGGTGCAGGCGGCCCAGGGCACGCAGCTGGTCGCCGCCAGCATCGCGGGCGTGCGGGACGCGGCGTCGGAGACGGGCGCGGCGTCGGCGCCGGTGCTCGCCTCCGCGGGCGCGCTCGCCCGTCAGTCGGACCGGCTCGGCGTCGAGGTCGCGACGTATCTGCGGAACGTGCAGGCCGCCTGA
- a CDS encoding PepSY domain-containing protein, with protein sequence MTTRLPIGLALLVLTTNLTLAQTAPTAPTTPAPAPAAPAPQTSPTPAPSARASGDLKEWEAAKASKIGLAQALATAESQGGQGGRAIDADFEKAKSNNPAHWEIKVVYPDGKLVEHYINADTGALIKSENQPIERYFTRLKVSDFQNAKTSLKDALAIAEQKAGGGKAFEAEVEREGSSVAYEISVALSDRSQKIKVGPDGKVID encoded by the coding sequence ATGACAACGCGTCTTCCTATCGGTCTGGCCCTGCTCGTGCTCACCACGAACCTCACCCTTGCGCAGACCGCGCCGACTGCACCCACGACCCCGGCGCCCGCACCCGCGGCTCCAGCCCCGCAAACGTCCCCAACGCCCGCACCTTCGGCCCGAGCCAGCGGCGATCTGAAGGAATGGGAAGCCGCAAAGGCGAGCAAGATCGGCTTGGCGCAGGCACTGGCCACCGCCGAAAGTCAGGGCGGACAGGGCGGCCGTGCCATTGACGCCGACTTCGAGAAGGCCAAGAGCAACAATCCGGCCCATTGGGAGATCAAAGTCGTCTACCCGGATGGCAAGCTGGTCGAGCATTACATCAACGCCGACACGGGCGCGCTCATCAAGTCGGAGAACCAGCCGATTGAGCGCTACTTCACGCGCCTGAAGGTCAGCGATTTCCAGAACGCCAAGACCTCGTTGAAGGACGCACTCGCGATAGCCGAGCAGAAGGCCGGTGGCGGGAAAGCATTTGAGGCCGAAGTCGAGCGCGAGGGTAGCTCGGTAGCCTACGAGATCAGTGTAGCGCTGTCCGACAGGAGCCAGAAGATCAAAGTCGGGCCAGACGGTAAGGTGATCGACTAA
- a CDS encoding YbcC family protein translates to MIEIVHSLPTPHDAVRAAADGAGRLIPPLWPLASSVAVNPFLGHTGEPLWAAGARLGRASGAAVTMPRSWYRDRIAAGSITDEDLLDALADAPADLRPADLGALRGAAALDPEPVRPLPTVASLCAEASGIDWPGLIADRLGAWAAGHFDEGQALWAAPSGGSTLALWRAWAIHDLTPEIAGLGGFARHVSEVPDGALPALARAVCGLGLSPGALESYFHQILLSLGGWAQYARYKLWQAELAGGTDGTLRDLLAVRVIWDEALLTRYGERIAESWAAVAAAHASPARPTRDLVIDSILQDAAERAAQRALAATLAATLAGGSPGVGESRPALQAAFCIDVRSEVFRRALESLDPGIRTLGFAGFFGLATAHRRFASDIAERRLPVLLNPGLRTCAGGPALSDADHASRLAARARRAWGRFRQAAVSSFAFVEAAGPLYAAKLLGDSLHLGGPATPHDPMPRLDPPRDLASRVATADAVLRAMSLTSTFAPIVLLVGHGANVVNNPHASALHCGACGGYSGEVNARLLAQLLNDADVRAGLRERGLEVPADTVFLAGLHDTTTDEVTLYAGDLPGGSPLQGLEPVRVWLAQAGKLARAERALRLPRARDNASVVRRSRDWAETRPEWGLAGCNAFIAAPRHRTAGQPLHGRAFLHDYDWQRDEGFGVLELIVTAPVVVASWISLQYYGSTVAPELFGSGNKLLHNVVGGIGVLEGNGGPLRAGLPRQSVHDGEHHAHEPLRLSVLIEAPRQAITDVLERHREVRALFDNRWLHLFALDQDGRMAWRYAGDLRWTSTAASDGAVPGLPLRAAV, encoded by the coding sequence ATGATCGAGATTGTCCACTCCCTGCCGACCCCGCACGACGCCGTGAGGGCCGCGGCCGATGGTGCCGGACGCCTCATTCCGCCCCTGTGGCCGCTGGCCTCCAGCGTCGCCGTCAATCCCTTCCTGGGCCATACCGGCGAGCCGCTCTGGGCCGCCGGGGCGCGCCTTGGACGGGCGAGCGGCGCGGCGGTGACCATGCCCCGGTCCTGGTACCGGGACAGGATCGCGGCGGGGTCGATCACCGACGAGGATCTCCTGGACGCCCTGGCGGACGCGCCTGCGGACCTGCGCCCGGCCGACCTCGGCGCCCTGAGAGGCGCCGCCGCGCTGGACCCTGAGCCCGTGCGGCCCCTTCCGACCGTGGCGTCCCTGTGCGCGGAGGCGTCGGGGATCGACTGGCCGGGCCTGATCGCCGACCGGCTCGGTGCCTGGGCGGCGGGGCACTTCGACGAGGGGCAGGCCCTGTGGGCGGCTCCCTCGGGCGGGAGCACCCTCGCGCTCTGGCGGGCCTGGGCCATCCACGATCTGACCCCGGAGATCGCCGGACTGGGCGGGTTCGCTCGGCACGTCTCGGAGGTCCCCGACGGGGCTCTCCCGGCCCTCGCCCGCGCGGTCTGCGGGCTCGGCCTGAGCCCGGGCGCGCTCGAGAGCTACTTTCACCAGATTCTGCTCTCCCTCGGCGGCTGGGCCCAGTACGCCCGCTACAAGCTCTGGCAGGCCGAGCTCGCCGGGGGCACCGACGGGACGCTGAGGGATCTCCTCGCCGTCCGGGTGATCTGGGACGAGGCCCTGCTCACCCGTTACGGCGAGCGGATCGCCGAGAGCTGGGCGGCGGTGGCCGCCGCGCACGCCTCGCCCGCCCGGCCGACGCGCGACCTCGTGATCGATTCCATCCTGCAGGACGCCGCGGAGCGCGCGGCGCAGCGCGCGCTCGCCGCCACGCTTGCCGCCACGCTTGCCGGCGGCTCCCCCGGGGTCGGGGAGAGCCGGCCGGCCCTGCAGGCCGCGTTCTGCATCGACGTGCGGTCGGAGGTCTTCCGCCGCGCCCTGGAATCCCTCGATCCCGGCATCCGCACCCTCGGCTTCGCGGGCTTCTTCGGCCTCGCGACCGCGCACCGGCGCTTCGCGTCCGACATCGCGGAGCGCCGCCTGCCCGTTCTCCTCAATCCGGGGCTCCGCACGTGCGCGGGCGGTCCCGCTCTCTCGGACGCGGATCATGCGTCGCGGCTCGCCGCGCGCGCGCGCCGCGCCTGGGGCCGCTTCCGGCAGGCGGCCGTGTCCTCGTTCGCCTTCGTGGAGGCGGCGGGTCCCCTCTACGCGGCGAAGCTGCTCGGCGACTCGCTCCACCTGGGCGGCCCGGCGACGCCCCACGATCCGATGCCGCGCCTCGATCCGCCGCGCGACCTCGCGTCCCGGGTCGCGACGGCGGACGCCGTCCTGCGCGCGATGTCGCTGACCTCGACCTTCGCCCCGATCGTCCTGCTCGTCGGGCACGGCGCGAACGTGGTCAACAACCCTCACGCCAGCGCGCTGCATTGCGGCGCGTGCGGCGGGTACTCGGGCGAGGTGAATGCCCGCCTGCTGGCCCAGCTTCTCAACGATGCGGATGTGCGGGCGGGGCTGCGGGAGCGCGGCCTCGAGGTGCCCGCGGACACGGTGTTCCTCGCGGGGCTGCACGACACGACGACCGACGAGGTGACGCTCTACGCCGGGGATCTTCCGGGTGGGTCGCCCCTGCAGGGTCTGGAGCCGGTGCGGGTCTGGCTCGCGCAGGCGGGCAAGCTCGCCCGCGCGGAGCGCGCGCTCCGCCTGCCCCGCGCGCGCGACAACGCGTCGGTGGTCCGCCGCAGCCGCGACTGGGCCGAGACCCGCCCCGAATGGGGCTTGGCCGGCTGCAATGCCTTCATCGCGGCGCCGCGCCACCGCACGGCGGGTCAGCCCCTGCACGGCCGCGCCTTCCTGCACGACTACGACTGGCAGCGGGACGAGGGCTTCGGCGTCCTGGAACTGATCGTGACCGCGCCGGTGGTCGTGGCGAGTTGGATCAGCCTGCAATACTACGGGTCGACCGTGGCGCCGGAGCTGTTCGGCAGCGGCAACAAGCTGCTGCACAACGTCGTGGGCGGCATCGGGGTCCTGGAGGGGAATGGCGGTCCGTTGCGGGCCGGCCTGCCTCGGCAATCGGTCCACGACGGCGAGCACCACGCGCACGAGCCTCTGCGGCTGTCGGTCCTGATCGAGGCGCCGCGGCAGGCGATCACCGACGTCCTTGAGCGTCACCGCGAGGTGCGCGCCCTGTTCGACAATCGCTGGCTGCACCTGTTCGCACTGGACCAGGATGGCCGGATGGCGTGGCGCTACGCGGGTGACCTGCGGTGGACGAGCACCGCGGCCTCCGACGGCGCCGTGCCTGGCCTGCCGCTGAGGGCCGCCGTCTGA
- a CDS encoding DUF6671 family protein, whose protein sequence is MHGKERAIAPPFADHLGLIVRPALGLDTDQLGTFSGEVPRRGTMLEVALRKARLGMHIAGLPLGLASEGTFGPHPAVPFFPAGMELLVFVDEVRGLVVHESLVDEATNFAHCVSAPGDTLAPFLERVGFPSHGLIVRPNAGDPLVALTKGITSRTDLERAVRDAAAVSADGAARLETDMRAHLNPTRMRSLGVLAERLARRLATPCPACGAPGFGRTGTRSGLICEECGEPTDMVAAELFGCPACGHRDERARGDGLSRAPARSCPACNP, encoded by the coding sequence ATGCACGGCAAGGAGCGGGCCATCGCGCCTCCCTTTGCCGACCACCTCGGCCTCATCGTCCGGCCGGCGCTCGGCCTCGATACGGATCAGCTCGGAACCTTCTCGGGTGAGGTTCCGCGCCGGGGCACCATGCTGGAGGTTGCCCTGCGCAAGGCACGGCTCGGCATGCACATCGCGGGCCTCCCGCTCGGGCTCGCCAGCGAGGGCACCTTCGGACCGCATCCGGCCGTGCCCTTCTTCCCGGCGGGCATGGAACTGCTCGTGTTCGTCGACGAGGTGCGCGGCCTCGTCGTCCATGAGAGCCTCGTGGACGAGGCCACGAACTTCGCGCATTGCGTGAGTGCCCCAGGCGACACCCTCGCGCCTTTCCTGGAACGGGTCGGCTTTCCGTCGCACGGCCTCATCGTCCGCCCCAACGCGGGTGATCCGCTCGTGGCCCTGACCAAGGGGATCACCTCCCGGACCGACCTGGAGCGGGCCGTTCGGGACGCTGCGGCCGTCTCCGCTGACGGTGCGGCGCGCCTGGAGACCGATATGCGGGCGCACCTCAATCCGACTCGGATGAGGAGCCTCGGGGTGCTGGCAGAACGCTTGGCGCGGCGCCTGGCGACGCCCTGCCCGGCCTGCGGCGCTCCCGGCTTCGGCCGCACGGGGACGCGGAGCGGGCTGATCTGCGAGGAGTGTGGAGAGCCGACCGACATGGTCGCGGCCGAGCTATTCGGTTGTCCCGCCTGCGGTCACCGGGACGAGCGGGCGCGCGGCGACGGGCTGAGCCGCGCGCCCGCGCGCTCCTGCCCCGCGTGCAATCCGTAG